A window of Peromyscus eremicus chromosome 7, PerEre_H2_v1, whole genome shotgun sequence contains these coding sequences:
- the Sln gene encoding sarcolipin → MERSTQELFLNFTVVLITVLLMWLLVRSYQY, encoded by the coding sequence ATGGAGCGGTCTACCCAGGAGCTGTTTCTCAACTTCACGGTTGTCCTGATCACCGTTCTCCTTATGTGGCTTCTCGTGAGGTCCTACCAATACTGA